One Ananas comosus cultivar F153 linkage group 1, ASM154086v1, whole genome shotgun sequence DNA window includes the following coding sequences:
- the LOC109708537 gene encoding protein argonaute 7, translating to MEEESKQVRRKSTSRKCTSVVGTRPNSTALMELYNSRQHHHHHHHHHHYHHYHHHPPSQNCFCFHRGAQPYPALLPLPLTLPLPLPLPPPVLFYIPPATPLPLINKTNTPKSKPHLHKSATTAWKHKSGSASSLEPEVAVSPPLPHGIEVIQEKANLLIEKESPQTAVDCLGSHERPSPSPQAMLVVRRPDSGGTEGPAIPLLANHFLVQFDPSQKIFHYDVTISPQPSKEVARMIKRKLVEENSDALSGSLPVFDGRRSLYSPVEFEENKLEFFVNLPLQKQKHKLFRVNIRLAAKLSGEDLNKYLNEEGEDGAPLPQDYLQALDVVLRESSTESCIPLGRSLYSSSMGGAKELGGGAVGLRGFFQSLRPTKQGLSLNVDFSVTAFHESVGIIAYLQKRCDFLKDLSQRKNRGLIEEEKREVEKALKNIRVFVCHRETEQRYKVFSLTDEATEKLKFRDRSGRDMTVVDYFKDQYNHDIQFRNLPCLQISRSKPCYLPMELCVVCEGQKFLGKLSDEQTARILKMGCQRPGERKDIIKGVVGGELGPTSGSYANQFKLQVSREMTQLCGRVLQPPKLKFGDGGHVKDITPNRHDRQWNLLNSHVAEASKIRRWALISFGGSPEQHFCVPKFINQLSNRCEQLGILLNKNTIVNPLFEHIQLLNNVASLEIKLRKIQEAASGNLQLLICVMEKKHKGYADLKRIAETCIGVVSQCCLYSNLSKLTSQFLANLALKINAKLGGCNVALYNTLPRQIPRIFSDDEPVMFMGADVTHPHPLDDYSPSVVAVVGSMNWPAANKYISRMRSQTHRKEIIESLDDMVVELFEEFLLEAHKLPSRIIFFRDGVSETMFYKVLKEELQAIKAACSRFPKYKPSITFIVVQKRHHTRLFLNEENGLSKKPFDENIPPGTVVDTVITHPTEFDFYLCSHWGMKGTSRPTHYHVLWDENHFNSDEAQKLIHNLCYTFVRCTKPVSIVPPAYYAHLAAYRGRLYLERSDYAACTRPKLYRNTPLQTTPLPKLRDNVSKLMFYC from the exons ATGGAAGAAGAATCTAAGCAAGTGAGGAGGAAAAGCACTTCCAGGAAGTGCACTTCAGTTGTGGGCACTAGGCCCAACTCCACTGCTCTAATGGAGCTCTACAACTCAAGgcagcaccaccaccaccaccaccaccaccaccactaccaccactaccaccaccaccccccATCCCAAAACTGCTTCTGCTTCCACAGAGGAGCTCAACCTTACCCagcccttctccctctccctctcaccctccccctccccctccccctccctccccctGTCCTCTTCTACATCCCTCCTGCAACTCCACTTCCCCTAATAAACAAAACCAACACCCCCAAATCCAAACCCCATCTGCACAAGTCTGCCACTACTGCCTGGAAGCACAAGTCAGGAAGTGCTTCTTCACTGGAACCTGAAGTTGCAGTCTCACCTCCCCTCCCTCATG GTATTGAAGTGATACAGGAGAAAGCCAACCTGTTAATTGAGAAGGAAAGCCCCCAAACTGCTGTTGATTGTTTAGGCTCCCATGAGAGGCCTTCGCCGAGCCCACAAGCAATGCTTGTGGTGCGACGGCCGGATTCCGGCGGCACTGAAGGCCCCGCGATACCTCTCCTCGCGAACCATTTTCTTGTACAATTCGATCCCTCGCAGAAAATTTTCCACTACGATGTGACCATATCCCCACAGCCGTCGAAAGAAGTCGCGCGAATGATCAAGAGAAAGCTAGTTGAGGAGAACTCCGACGCGCTCTCCGGCTCCCTTCCGGTATTTGACGGCCGCAGGAGTCTGTACAGTCCTGTAGAGTTCGAAGAAAACAAGCTCGAGTTCTTCGTTAACTTGCCGCTCCAGAAGCAGAAGCACAAGCTTTTCAGGGTGAACATCAGATTGGCCGCGAAATTAAGCGGCGAGGATTTGAATAAGTATTTGAACGAAGAAGGCGAGGATGGAGCTCCTCTCCCCCAGGATTATCTTCAAGCATTGGATGTCGTTCTCCGAGAGAGCTCGACCGAGAGTTGTATCCCTTTAGGGAGGTCTTTGTATTCGAGCTCCATGGGCGGAGCGAAAGAGCTCGGCGGAGGAGCCGTCGGATTGAGAGGCTTTTTCCAGAGCCTGAGGCCCACAAAGCAAGGCCTTTCTCTCAACGTCGATTTCTCCGTAACTGCTTTCCACGAAAGCGTAGGCATCATCGCCTACTTACAGAAGCGCTGCGACTTCTTAAAAGATCTTTCGCAGAGGAAGAACAGGGGATTGATcgaagaagagaagagggagGTGGAGAAGGCTTTGAAGAATATTAGAGTGTTTGTTTGCCACCGAGAGACGGAGCAGAGATATAAGGTCTTCAGCTTAACCGACGAGGCGACGGAGAAACTCAAGTTCAGGGACCGGAGCGGGAGGGATATGACGGTGGTGGATTACTTCAAGGATCAATACAACCACGACATACAATTCCGGAACCTTCCGTGCTTGCAAATTAGTAGAAGCAAGCCGTGTTATCTACCGATGGAGCTCTGCGTGGTTTGCGAAGGCCAAAAATTTTTGGGGAAGCTTTCGGATGAGCAAACTGCGAGGATACTTAAGATGGGGTGCCAACGGCCCGGAGAGAGGAAAGATATTATCAAGGGCGTTGTAGGAGGGGAATTGGGCCCAACAAG TGGATCCTATGCTAATCAGTTCAAGCTCCAAGTATCGCGAGAGATGACCCAACTTTGCGGGAGAGTGCTTCAACCTCCCAAGCTAAAATTTGGCGATGGCGGGCACGTCAAAGATATTACTCCAAACCGACACGATCGGCAGTGGAACTTGCTCAACAGCCACGTGGCCGAGGCCTCCAAGATCAGAAGATGGGCCCTGATAAGCTTCGGCGGCTCCCCCGAGCAGCACTTTTGCGTCCCAAAATTCATAAACCAGCTTTCTAATCGGTGCGAGCAGCTTGGTATTCTATTGAACAAGAACACGATTGTTAACCCGCTGTTCGAGCATATTCAGCTGCTCAACAATGTGGCTTCTTTGGAAATCAAGCTCAGGAAGATCCAAGAAGCTGCTTCTGGGAACCTGCAGCTGCTTATCTGTGTGATGGAGAAGAAGCACAAGGGTTACGCCGATTTGAAGAGAATTGCGGAGACTTGTATCGGTGTTGTGTCGCAATGTTGCTTATACTCCAATTTAAGCAAGCTTACATCACAGTTTTTAGCAAATCTAGCCCTTAAGATCAATGCTAAGCTCGGTGGGTGCAATGTGGCGTTATACAACACTTTGCCCCGCCAAATTCCGAGGATTTTCTCTGATGACGAGCCGGTGATGTTCATGGGTGCGGATGTGACACACCCGCATCCGCTCGATGATTATAGTCCGTCGGTTGTTGCAGTGGTGGGCAGCATGAACTGGCCTGCGGCAAATAAGTACATTTCGAGGATGAGATCGCAGACCCACAGGAAGGAAATCATCGAAAGCCTCGACGACATGGTCGTAGAGCTTTTCGAGGAGTTCCTCTTGGAAGCCCATAAGCTCCCTAGTAGAATCATTTTCTTCCGAGACGGGGTTAGCGAGACTATGTTCTACAAAGTGCTCAAAGAAGAGCTGCAGGCTATAAAAGCCGCGTGCTCGCGATTCCCAAAGTACAAGCCGTCAATCACTTTCATCGTGGTGCAAAAGAGGCACCACACAAGGCTGTTTCTGAACGAAGAGAACGGCTTATCGAAGAAGCCGTTCGACGAGAACATACCGCCGGGGACCGTGGTCGATACGGTGATCACCCACCCGACAGAATTCGACTTCTACTTGTGCAGCCACTGGGGGATGAAGGGGACTAGCAGGCCAACACATTACCATGTCTTGTGGGATGAGAACCACTTTAACTCTGATGAAGCGCAAAAGTTGATCCACAATCTATGCTATACCTTTGTGAGGTGCACTAAACCGGTTTCTATCGTTCCTCCTGCTTATTACGCTCATCTTGCCGCTTATAGAGGGAGATTGTATCTTGAGAGGTCGGACTACGCGGCGTGTACGAGGCcgaaactttatagaaatactCCTTTGCAGACTACGCCGCTTCCGAAGCTCAGAGATAATGTTAGTAAGCTTATGTTTTACTGCTGA
- the LOC109711323 gene encoding LON peptidase N-terminal domain and RING finger protein 3 isoform X3: MAAESSSSSSSRLRPPVGDDPNDVEEFPPPVEEAEMGFSAEKYSKVFDLVRSGNRAFRGKRFEEAISFYSKAQLLKPGDPIILSNRSMTFCRINQFLRERSATESEHQALNGLDPTTHAELALKDAEKVTNVRSDSPKSYFLKANALILLERYEEAKEALLTGLQVDPFSPLLQNCLQNLERITTVSAERVKRRKVERTDDFECTLCLKLLYEPVTTPCNKCPMCRTVLFISPRTHPISVTLNNIIQKNFPEEYAERKSEHENMTYLGVDLMPLFVMDVVLPCQKLSLNIFEPRYRLMVRRVMEGNHRMGMVAIDPATGTVADFACEVEILECEPLPDGRFFLEVEGRRRFHILRSWDQDGYRVAEVEWVQDIKPPEGSVDREDLIQMANGAAEMARMWIRRAKEATRIGRRARHSELIEAEGMPGPQDPEKFSFWLLNLLNLRPSERLELLRLRDTRERMRRGLILLRAEEQGCRVQ, translated from the exons ATGGCGGcggagtcgtcgtcgtcgtcctcctcgcgCTTGCGCCCGCCCGTCGGAGACGATCCCAACGACGTCGAGGAGTTCCCCCCTCCG GTGGAGGAGGCGGAGATGGGGTTCTCGGCGGAGAAGTACTCCAAGGTGTTCGATCTCGTGCGGAGTGGGAATCGTGCCTTTCGGGGGAAGCGGTTCGAGgag GCGATATCTTTCTACTCCAAAGCACAACTTCTCAAACCAGGTGATCCTATCATTCTAAGCAATCGAAGTATGACCTTTTGCAG AATTAATCAATTTCTGAGAGAGCGATCTGCAACTGAGTCCGAGCATCAAGCGTTGAACGGGTTAGATCCTACAACACATGCTGAG TTAGCACTCAAGGATGCTGAGAAGGTCACAAATGTTCGTAGTGATTCACCCAAATCATATTTTCTGAAAGCCAATGCTCTTATTCTG CTCGAGCGATATGAAGAGGCAAAGGAGGCCCTTCTTACTGGCCTTCAGGTTGACCCTTTTAG CCCTCTCCTGCAAAACTGTCTCCAGAATTTGGAAAGGATTACTACTGTTTCAGCTGAAAGAGTCAAGCGTCGGAAGGTAGAACGCACTGATGATTTCGAATGTACACTATGTCTGAAGCTATTGTACGAACCAGTTACTACTCCAT GTAACAAGTGTCCTATGTGCCGAACAGTTTTGTTCATTAGTCCTAGAACGCATCCTATCAG TGTGACATTGAACAACATTATTCAGAAGAATTTTCCAGAAGAATATGCTGAGCGGAAGTCGGAGCATGAAAATATGACATACTTAGGGGTTGATTTAATGCCTTTATTCGTCATGGATGTCGTCCTTCCCTGTCAAAAGTTGTCACTTAATATATTCGAGCCTCGCTACAGATTAATG GTGAGGAGGGTTATGGAAGGGAATCATCGCATGGGAATG gTGGCTATTGATCCTGCAACAGGTACTGTTGCTGATTTTGCATGTGAAGTGGAAATTCTTGA GTGTGAGCCACTTCCTGATGGACGATTTTTTCTAGAG gtAGAAGGTCGTCGGCGGTTTCATATTTTACGATCATGGGACCAAGATGG TTATCGAGTTGCTGAAGTGGAATGGGTTCAGGATATAAAACCACCTGAAGGGTCAGTGGATAGAGAAGAT TTAATACAGATGGCTAATGGTGCAGCAGAAATGGCCAGGATGTGGATCAGGCGTGCAAAAGAAGCTACCAGAATTG GTAGGAGAGCTAGGCACTCGGAACTTATCGAAGCTGAAGGCATGCCTGGACCACAGGATCCTGAGAAATTTAGTTTCTGG CTTCTCAACTTGTTAAACTTGAGGCCGTCCGAGAGGTTGGAACTATTGCGTTTGAGAGATACTCGCGAG AGGATGCGTCGCGGTCTCATTTTGCTCAGGGCCGAAGAGCAAGGTTGTCGAGTGCAATAA
- the LOC109711323 gene encoding LON peptidase N-terminal domain and RING finger protein 1 isoform X1 has translation MAAESSSSSSSRLRPPVGDDPNDVEEFPPPVEEAEMGFSAEKYSKVFDLVRSGNRAFRGKRFEEAISFYSKAQLLKPGDPIILSNRSMTFCRINQFLRERSATESEHQALNGLDPTTHAELALKDAEKVTNVRSDSPKSYFLKANALILLERYEEAKEALLTGLQVDPFSPLLQNCLQNLERITTVSAERVKRRKVERTDDFECTLCLKLLYEPVTTPCGHSFCRSCLHQSMDHSNKCPMCRTVLFISPRTHPISVTLNNIIQKNFPEEYAERKSEHENMTYLGVDLMPLFVMDVVLPCQKLSLNIFEPRYRLMVRRVMEGNHRMGMVAIDPATGTVADFACEVEILECEPLPDGRFFLEVEGRRRFHILRSWDQDGYRVAEVEWVQDIKPPEGSVDREDLIQMANGAAEMARMWIRRAKEATRIGRRARHSELIEAEGMPGPQDPEKFSFWLLNLLNLRPSERLELLRLRDTRERMRRGLILLRAEEQGCRVQ, from the exons ATGGCGGcggagtcgtcgtcgtcgtcctcctcgcgCTTGCGCCCGCCCGTCGGAGACGATCCCAACGACGTCGAGGAGTTCCCCCCTCCG GTGGAGGAGGCGGAGATGGGGTTCTCGGCGGAGAAGTACTCCAAGGTGTTCGATCTCGTGCGGAGTGGGAATCGTGCCTTTCGGGGGAAGCGGTTCGAGgag GCGATATCTTTCTACTCCAAAGCACAACTTCTCAAACCAGGTGATCCTATCATTCTAAGCAATCGAAGTATGACCTTTTGCAG AATTAATCAATTTCTGAGAGAGCGATCTGCAACTGAGTCCGAGCATCAAGCGTTGAACGGGTTAGATCCTACAACACATGCTGAG TTAGCACTCAAGGATGCTGAGAAGGTCACAAATGTTCGTAGTGATTCACCCAAATCATATTTTCTGAAAGCCAATGCTCTTATTCTG CTCGAGCGATATGAAGAGGCAAAGGAGGCCCTTCTTACTGGCCTTCAGGTTGACCCTTTTAG CCCTCTCCTGCAAAACTGTCTCCAGAATTTGGAAAGGATTACTACTGTTTCAGCTGAAAGAGTCAAGCGTCGGAAGGTAGAACGCACTGATGATTTCGAATGTACACTATGTCTGAAGCTATTGTACGAACCAGTTACTACTCCATGTGGGCATTCTTTTTGTCGGTCTTGTTTGCATCAGTCCATGGATCATA GTAACAAGTGTCCTATGTGCCGAACAGTTTTGTTCATTAGTCCTAGAACGCATCCTATCAG TGTGACATTGAACAACATTATTCAGAAGAATTTTCCAGAAGAATATGCTGAGCGGAAGTCGGAGCATGAAAATATGACATACTTAGGGGTTGATTTAATGCCTTTATTCGTCATGGATGTCGTCCTTCCCTGTCAAAAGTTGTCACTTAATATATTCGAGCCTCGCTACAGATTAATG GTGAGGAGGGTTATGGAAGGGAATCATCGCATGGGAATG gTGGCTATTGATCCTGCAACAGGTACTGTTGCTGATTTTGCATGTGAAGTGGAAATTCTTGA GTGTGAGCCACTTCCTGATGGACGATTTTTTCTAGAG gtAGAAGGTCGTCGGCGGTTTCATATTTTACGATCATGGGACCAAGATGG TTATCGAGTTGCTGAAGTGGAATGGGTTCAGGATATAAAACCACCTGAAGGGTCAGTGGATAGAGAAGAT TTAATACAGATGGCTAATGGTGCAGCAGAAATGGCCAGGATGTGGATCAGGCGTGCAAAAGAAGCTACCAGAATTG GTAGGAGAGCTAGGCACTCGGAACTTATCGAAGCTGAAGGCATGCCTGGACCACAGGATCCTGAGAAATTTAGTTTCTGG CTTCTCAACTTGTTAAACTTGAGGCCGTCCGAGAGGTTGGAACTATTGCGTTTGAGAGATACTCGCGAG AGGATGCGTCGCGGTCTCATTTTGCTCAGGGCCGAAGAGCAAGGTTGTCGAGTGCAATAA
- the LOC109711323 gene encoding LON peptidase N-terminal domain and RING finger protein 1 isoform X2, whose translation MAAESSSSSSSRLRPPVGDDPNDVEEFPPPVEEAEMGFSAEKYSKVFDLVRSGNRAFRGKRFEEAISFYSKAQLLKPGDPIILSNRSMTFCRINQFLRERSATESEHQALNGLDPTTHAELALKDAEKVTNVRSDSPKSYFLKANALILLERYEEAKEALLTGLQVDPFSPLLQNCLQNLERITTVSAERVKRRKVERTDDFECTLCLKLLYEPVTTPCGHSFCRSCLHQSMDHSNKCPMCRTVLFISPRTHPISVTLNNIIQKNFPEEYAERKSEHENMTYLGVDLMPLFVMDVVLPCQKLSLNIFEPRYRLMVRRVMEGNHRMGMVAIDPATGTVADFACEVEILECEPLPDGRFFLEVEGRRRFHILRSWDQDGYRVAEVEWVQDIKPPEGSVDREDLIQMANGAAEMARMWIRRAKEATRIGRRARHSELIEAEGMPGPQDPEKFSFWLLNLLNLRPSERLELLRLRDTREQRAVWSIII comes from the exons ATGGCGGcggagtcgtcgtcgtcgtcctcctcgcgCTTGCGCCCGCCCGTCGGAGACGATCCCAACGACGTCGAGGAGTTCCCCCCTCCG GTGGAGGAGGCGGAGATGGGGTTCTCGGCGGAGAAGTACTCCAAGGTGTTCGATCTCGTGCGGAGTGGGAATCGTGCCTTTCGGGGGAAGCGGTTCGAGgag GCGATATCTTTCTACTCCAAAGCACAACTTCTCAAACCAGGTGATCCTATCATTCTAAGCAATCGAAGTATGACCTTTTGCAG AATTAATCAATTTCTGAGAGAGCGATCTGCAACTGAGTCCGAGCATCAAGCGTTGAACGGGTTAGATCCTACAACACATGCTGAG TTAGCACTCAAGGATGCTGAGAAGGTCACAAATGTTCGTAGTGATTCACCCAAATCATATTTTCTGAAAGCCAATGCTCTTATTCTG CTCGAGCGATATGAAGAGGCAAAGGAGGCCCTTCTTACTGGCCTTCAGGTTGACCCTTTTAG CCCTCTCCTGCAAAACTGTCTCCAGAATTTGGAAAGGATTACTACTGTTTCAGCTGAAAGAGTCAAGCGTCGGAAGGTAGAACGCACTGATGATTTCGAATGTACACTATGTCTGAAGCTATTGTACGAACCAGTTACTACTCCATGTGGGCATTCTTTTTGTCGGTCTTGTTTGCATCAGTCCATGGATCATA GTAACAAGTGTCCTATGTGCCGAACAGTTTTGTTCATTAGTCCTAGAACGCATCCTATCAG TGTGACATTGAACAACATTATTCAGAAGAATTTTCCAGAAGAATATGCTGAGCGGAAGTCGGAGCATGAAAATATGACATACTTAGGGGTTGATTTAATGCCTTTATTCGTCATGGATGTCGTCCTTCCCTGTCAAAAGTTGTCACTTAATATATTCGAGCCTCGCTACAGATTAATG GTGAGGAGGGTTATGGAAGGGAATCATCGCATGGGAATG gTGGCTATTGATCCTGCAACAGGTACTGTTGCTGATTTTGCATGTGAAGTGGAAATTCTTGA GTGTGAGCCACTTCCTGATGGACGATTTTTTCTAGAG gtAGAAGGTCGTCGGCGGTTTCATATTTTACGATCATGGGACCAAGATGG TTATCGAGTTGCTGAAGTGGAATGGGTTCAGGATATAAAACCACCTGAAGGGTCAGTGGATAGAGAAGAT TTAATACAGATGGCTAATGGTGCAGCAGAAATGGCCAGGATGTGGATCAGGCGTGCAAAAGAAGCTACCAGAATTG GTAGGAGAGCTAGGCACTCGGAACTTATCGAAGCTGAAGGCATGCCTGGACCACAGGATCCTGAGAAATTTAGTTTCTGG CTTCTCAACTTGTTAAACTTGAGGCCGTCCGAGAGGTTGGAACTATTGCGTTTGAGAGATACTCGCGAG CAAAGAGCTGTTTGgagtataataatttaa
- the LOC109711336 gene encoding zinc finger and BTB domain-containing protein 4-like isoform X1, with protein MGEKISSNPIPPPQPSLHPLVLLAPDSINPHLLNKRRTLTLLRAMEGYGGGGAASRSAAAPGDGWEAAAAAAAEEEEEEEEERFRGWEMVADGIGGGIGGGGSFDDCAIFPPSLHEGLHLRAESNQALVPLLHQEPSHSGRVEEEELEEEEEEEEEEREEEEEEERGPLVRRGFSDSARQIWDSGIEVIQSKISLCGGVVGGVCATGAGVWSVAAMSVFAGVLMYMRRRDRRERDLLLLLVQEKDKRITQLLHQIALMNAVNPAIHQVSILRKF; from the exons ATGGGGGAAAAAATATCTTCGAACCCGATCCCTCCTCCTCAACCCTCTCTCCACCCGCTCGTATTACTCGCCCCCGACTCCATAAACCCTCACCTCCTCAACAAGCGCCGAACCCTGACCCTCCTCCGCGCGATGGAAGGATacggaggaggcggcgccgcctcgAGGTCGGCGGCAGCACCCGGCGATGGgtgggaggcggcggcggcggcggcggcggaggaggaggaggaggaggaggaggagcgctTCAGGGGTTGGGAGATGGTGGCGGATGGAATCGGCGGCGGCATCGGCGGAGGAGGAAGCTTCGACGATTGCGCCATCTTCCCCCCTAGCCTCCATGAGGGTCTCCACCTCCGCGCCGAGAGTAACCAAGCCCTAGTTCCTCTTCTTCACCAGGAGCCTTCGCATTCGGGGAGAGTAGAGGAAGAGGaactggaggaggaggaggaggaggaggaggaggagagggaggaagaggaggaggaggagagggggccTCTGGTGCGGAGGGGTTTTTCGGATTCGGCGAGGCAGATTTGGGACTCGGGGATTGAGGTGATCCAATCCAAAATTTCTCTTTGCGGTGGTGTCGTTGGCGGTGTGTGCGCGACGGGGGCGGGGGTTTGGTCGGTAGCCGCGATGTCCGTGTTCGCTGGGGTTTTGATGTATATGAGACGCAGGGACCGGCGGGAGAGGGATCTCCTCCTCCTACTAGTTCAGGAGAAGGATAAG AGGATAACCCAACTACTGCATCAAATTGCACTGATGAATGCCGTTAATCCCGCAATTCATCAAGTTTCAATTCTTCGGAAGTTCTGA
- the LOC109711336 gene encoding zinc finger and BTB domain-containing protein 4-like isoform X2: MGEKISSNPIPPPQPSLHPLVLLAPDSINPHLLNKRRTLTLLRAMEGYGGGGAASRSAAAPGDGWEAAAAAAAEEEEEEEEERFRGWEMVADGIGGGIGGGGSFDDCAIFPPSLHEGLHLRAESNQALVPLLHQEPSHSGRVEEEELEEEEEEEEEEREEEEEEERGPLVRRGFSDSARQIWDSGIEVIQSKISLCGGVVGGVCATGAGVWSVAAMSVFAGVLMYMRRRDRRERDLLLLLVQEKDKKRVVNHLVLYIIPKMSLTSL, translated from the exons ATGGGGGAAAAAATATCTTCGAACCCGATCCCTCCTCCTCAACCCTCTCTCCACCCGCTCGTATTACTCGCCCCCGACTCCATAAACCCTCACCTCCTCAACAAGCGCCGAACCCTGACCCTCCTCCGCGCGATGGAAGGATacggaggaggcggcgccgcctcgAGGTCGGCGGCAGCACCCGGCGATGGgtgggaggcggcggcggcggcggcggcggaggaggaggaggaggaggaggaggagcgctTCAGGGGTTGGGAGATGGTGGCGGATGGAATCGGCGGCGGCATCGGCGGAGGAGGAAGCTTCGACGATTGCGCCATCTTCCCCCCTAGCCTCCATGAGGGTCTCCACCTCCGCGCCGAGAGTAACCAAGCCCTAGTTCCTCTTCTTCACCAGGAGCCTTCGCATTCGGGGAGAGTAGAGGAAGAGGaactggaggaggaggaggaggaggaggaggaggagagggaggaagaggaggaggaggagagggggccTCTGGTGCGGAGGGGTTTTTCGGATTCGGCGAGGCAGATTTGGGACTCGGGGATTGAGGTGATCCAATCCAAAATTTCTCTTTGCGGTGGTGTCGTTGGCGGTGTGTGCGCGACGGGGGCGGGGGTTTGGTCGGTAGCCGCGATGTCCGTGTTCGCTGGGGTTTTGATGTATATGAGACGCAGGGACCGGCGGGAGAGGGATCTCCTCCTCCTACTAGTTCAGGAGAAGGATAAG AAAAGAGTGGTTAATCACCTGGTGCTCTATATCATTCCAAAGATGTCATTGACATCTCTGTGA
- the LOC109711350 gene encoding vesicle transport protein GOT1-like produces MVSFEMNDLKKIGLGLTGFGIFFSFLGIIFFFDKGLLAMGNILFLSGLTLTIGLKSTMQFFTKPKNYKGTISFGAGFFLVLIGWAVMGMILESYGFIVLFRGFWPTLAVFVQRIPVLGWIFQQPYVTSFFNRYRGKRVPV; encoded by the exons ATGGTTTCCTTTGAGATGAATGACCTGAAAA AGATCGGCCTGGGCTTGACTGGATTTGGGATATTCTTCTCATTTTTGGGAATCATTTTCTTCTTCGATAAGGGACTTCTAGCAATGGGAAAC ATTCTCTTCTTGTCTGGTCTGACGTTGACCATTGGACTGAAATCCACGATGCAATTCTTCACTAAACCTAAAAATTACAAG GGCACCATCTCATTTGGAGCTGGCTTTTTTCTGGTCCTAATTGGATGGGCTGTGATGGGCATGATATTGGAGTCATATGGCTTCATTGTGCTCTTCAG GGGCTTCTGGCCAACACTCGCAGTTTTCGTGCAAAGAATTCCTGTTCTTGGCTGGATATTCCAGCAGCCGTATGTGACATCG TTCTTCAATCGCTATAGGGGCAAAAGAGTACCGGTGTAA
- the LOC109718035 gene encoding MFP1 attachment factor 1-like, with product MAEEVEDPKPHAAEGAPQSHDDSSGDSAAQPPPAAGAGAGGGGGIGGFSLSIWPPTQRTRDAVIRRLVENLTSSTVLSKRYGVVPADEAEESARAVEREAFAAASAAAAADAEGGGAKGGDSVEEGIEVLHVYSKEISRRLLEFAKSRASVASPASSLPSTASDAPTEGAASAAEVASPPAVGEEASADASEASTA from the coding sequence ATGGCGGAAGAGGTCGAAGATCCCAAGCCCCATGCCGCCGAGGGCGCCCCCCAAAGCCACGATGACTCCTCCGGCGACTCGGCGGCGcaacctcctccggccgccggcgccggtgccggcggcggaggcgggatCGGGGGCTTCTCCCTCAGCATCTGGCCCCCGACGCAGCGCACCCGCGACGCCGTGATCCGCCGCCTCGTCGAGAACCTCACCTCCTCCACCGTCCTCTCCAAGCGCTACGGGGTCGTCCCCGCCGACGAGGCCGAGGAGTCGGCGCGCGCCGTCGAGCGCGAGGCCTTCGCCGCCGCgtcagccgccgccgccgccgacgccgaggGTGGCGGGGCCAAGGGCGGCGACTCCGTCGAGGAGGGGATCGAGGTCCTACACGTCTACTCCAAGGAGATCAGCCGCCGATTGCTCGAGTTCGCTAAGTCTAGGGCTTCCGTGGCCTCCCCCGCCTCGTCTTTACCCTCCACCGCATCCGATGCTCCGACCGAGGGCGCCGCCTCTGCCGCGGAGGTGGCTTCGCCTCCCGCCGTCGGCGAGGAAGCTTCCGCCGACGCATCCGAGGCTTCTACCGCTTGA